Proteins encoded within one genomic window of Rossellomorea vietnamensis:
- a CDS encoding nucleotidyltransferase, with protein sequence MRATGVVVEYNPFHNGHLHHLRETRAATGADVVVAVMSGHFLQRGEPALVSKWARTRMALESGVDVVIELPYCFATQHAEIFSKGAISLLDRFGCESFCFGSEDGDIDGFLMTIQFIQTHQEQYDVYIKELIQEGMSYPSALAGAFRKLGNQDSVIDLSKPNNILGFHYLEARNQLGSSLEAYTITRESAGYHDEHFSSPSIASATSIRKSIFSSQGDHEIESYLPAASVQELERYKGEFGGFHRWESYWTLLQYKLLSSSKAELRDIYEIEEGIENRMVEYAKSCLSFEEFMTKLKTKRYTWTRLQRMLLHILTDTHKEEMRSRHDSPRYIRLLGMNTKGREFIHSRKKNLSLPLISKLSSADPHDIQLDIKAAEIYSLGLQDPDARTRLLRQEWSQPPIMMS encoded by the coding sequence ATGAGGGCGACAGGGGTAGTTGTGGAGTATAATCCGTTTCATAATGGACATTTGCATCATTTGAGGGAAACAAGGGCCGCTACCGGGGCGGATGTTGTGGTTGCCGTGATGAGTGGGCATTTCCTCCAGCGTGGGGAGCCTGCACTTGTTTCAAAATGGGCCCGTACAAGGATGGCATTGGAGTCAGGAGTGGATGTCGTGATAGAGCTTCCATATTGTTTTGCGACACAGCATGCGGAAATTTTTTCAAAAGGGGCGATTTCACTCCTGGACCGATTTGGTTGTGAAAGCTTCTGTTTCGGTAGCGAAGATGGGGATATTGATGGATTCTTAATGACCATTCAATTCATCCAAACACACCAGGAGCAATACGATGTGTACATAAAGGAATTGATTCAGGAAGGGATGAGCTATCCTTCAGCACTGGCCGGTGCCTTTCGGAAATTGGGAAATCAGGATTCTGTCATCGATTTAAGTAAACCCAACAATATTTTGGGATTTCACTATTTGGAGGCAAGGAATCAGCTTGGTTCTTCATTGGAAGCGTATACGATTACCCGGGAATCAGCCGGTTACCATGATGAACATTTCTCTTCCCCTTCCATTGCCAGTGCGACGAGCATTCGCAAAAGTATATTCAGTTCACAAGGGGATCATGAGATCGAATCTTATCTTCCTGCAGCTTCTGTGCAGGAACTGGAAAGATATAAAGGCGAGTTTGGTGGATTCCACAGATGGGAGAGTTATTGGACCCTGCTTCAATATAAGCTTCTTTCCTCTTCAAAAGCTGAGTTGAGGGATATCTATGAAATAGAAGAGGGAATCGAAAACCGGATGGTAGAGTATGCGAAGTCTTGCTTGTCCTTTGAAGAATTCATGACGAAGCTTAAGACGAAGCGTTACACGTGGACACGCCTTCAAAGAATGCTCCTTCATATTTTAACTGATACACATAAAGAAGAAATGAGGAGCCGGCATGACTCTCCTCGTTATATCCGCCTTCTCGGTATGAATACCAAGGGAAGGGAATTTATCCACTCCCGGAAAAAGAATCTGTCCCTCCCTTTGATCAGCAAGCTATCCAGTGCAGACCCACATGATATCCAATTAGATATCAAGGCTGCGGAAATTTATTCATTGGGCCTTCAGGATCCAGACGCACGCACAAGACTTCTACGACAAGAATGGTCCCAACCCCCTATTATGATGTCATAA
- a CDS encoding ketopantoate reductase family protein, translating to MKIGIIGGGAVGLLFAGYLGRLFDVTLIVRRESQVRSLSENGVTIYKEGSAITTRVGAVQETETQKEFDVVIVAVKEYDLPLLRQGLVELGAHVPLLFVQNGIGHVDWVKSLPHRHLIAGSVDHGAMKENDAAVHHLGEAETNIALIRGNWHVIEEIVLKSTDSFRFSIRKDFEKMLLTKLFVNVSINPLTALTGVTNGKLVENPYFHKLQKDLFNEMLLLFPQMKGNISFEKVVDICRNTYQNRSSMLKDIESQRRTEIESIIGVLLDKAQKEHHFVPIMNLLYKLVKGIEREGLGG from the coding sequence ATGAAAATTGGAATCATTGGAGGAGGAGCGGTCGGCCTCTTATTTGCGGGTTATCTGGGCCGGTTATTTGATGTAACCCTGATCGTCAGGAGGGAGTCTCAAGTCCGTTCACTATCGGAAAATGGGGTAACCATCTATAAAGAAGGGTCGGCCATCACAACCAGGGTAGGAGCCGTACAAGAAACCGAAACGCAGAAGGAATTCGACGTTGTGATTGTGGCAGTAAAGGAATATGATCTCCCGTTACTTAGGCAGGGACTCGTCGAACTAGGAGCTCACGTGCCCCTTCTGTTTGTTCAAAATGGAATTGGTCATGTTGATTGGGTGAAATCATTACCTCATCGGCATCTGATCGCGGGCTCGGTGGATCACGGGGCCATGAAGGAAAATGACGCCGCCGTTCATCACTTAGGGGAAGCCGAGACGAATATTGCGTTAATTAGAGGGAATTGGCATGTGATAGAAGAAATAGTATTAAAGAGTACTGATTCCTTCCGGTTTTCAATCCGGAAAGACTTCGAGAAAATGCTTCTGACTAAGTTATTCGTCAATGTATCAATCAACCCGCTCACAGCTTTAACGGGTGTGACGAACGGTAAGCTTGTTGAAAACCCATATTTCCATAAATTACAGAAGGATTTATTCAACGAGATGCTTCTCTTATTTCCTCAAATGAAAGGAAATATTTCCTTCGAAAAAGTAGTCGATATCTGCCGGAATACATATCAAAACAGATCTTCCATGTTAAAAGACATAGAATCACAAAGAAGGACGGAAATTGAATCGATCATTGGCGTCCTTCTGGACAAAGCCCAAAAAGAACACCATTTTGTACCCATCATGAATCTACTTTACAAATTAGTTAAAGGAATAGAAAGAGAAGGTCTGGGGGGATAA
- a CDS encoding RsfA family transcriptional regulator, which yields MSSNRQDAWSQDEDVLLAEVVLRHIREGGTQLQAFEEVGKKLSRTSAACGFRWNSFVRKQYKSGIELAKKQRKQSKKHSPPKKTYEEKQEIPTVESASESPEAFSMGSMIQYLQKAEEAVRNEEKVRNENSQLHEQISQLQEKLKETEEELKEYEEKFNLLEEDHKSLLAIFEKARKMALLQGNEDKVKFQMDKNGNLQRLNK from the coding sequence ATGTCTTCAAATAGACAGGATGCCTGGAGCCAGGATGAAGATGTATTGTTAGCGGAAGTGGTATTGCGTCATATACGTGAAGGTGGTACTCAGCTTCAAGCATTTGAAGAAGTAGGAAAAAAACTATCAAGGACATCCGCGGCATGCGGCTTTCGATGGAATTCATTTGTTCGTAAACAATATAAATCCGGAATCGAACTGGCAAAGAAACAGAGAAAGCAATCTAAGAAACATTCTCCGCCGAAGAAGACATATGAAGAAAAGCAGGAAATTCCGACAGTAGAAAGTGCGTCGGAGTCTCCGGAAGCATTTTCGATGGGAAGCATGATACAGTACCTTCAAAAAGCAGAGGAAGCCGTCCGTAACGAGGAGAAAGTACGAAATGAAAACAGTCAGCTTCACGAACAAATCTCACAACTGCAGGAAAAGCTTAAAGAAACAGAAGAAGAGTTGAAAGAGTATGAGGAAAAATTCAATCTCCTTGAAGAAGATCATAAATCGTTATTAGCCATATTTGAAAAAGCGAGAAAGATGGCCCTGCTCCAAGGAAATGAAGACAAAGTGAAATTTCAGATGGATAAGAACGGTAATCTGCAAAGATTGAATAAATGA
- a CDS encoding acetyl-CoA carboxylase biotin carboxylase subunit, with protein MQKILIANRGEIASRIIKTCKQLNIQTVAVYSDADQDMPFVKEADVAFRIGESQVNRSYLVVDNILDVAKKEKVDGIHPGYGLLSENADFAKRVTEEGITFIGPAHNIIEKMGDKVEARRVMQGASVPVVPGSDGGVATIEAAKEVANDIGYPVMLKASGGGGGIGMIRCENEQALVQSFDSTKNRAKAYFGKEEVFLEKCIENARHVEVQIFGDHHGNLVHLFERNCSVQRRNQKVIEESPSPGLSQETKEKMFTAAIKAGKAVNYTNAGTVEFIVDEEENFYFLEMNTRLQVEHPVTETITGLDLVKWQLLVASGEPLPLCRQEEIQNAGHAIEFRVYAEDPKTFYPSPGKLTELEWGQGEGVRIDSGYEKGNNVTPFYDPMISKCIIQGSDRQDALEKAKLFFAGVTVEGVKTNVSLFRDILEDNGFKDGSYTTKWLQDFLTANRT; from the coding sequence GTGCAGAAGATATTAATTGCAAACAGGGGAGAAATCGCTTCTAGGATCATCAAAACATGTAAACAATTAAACATTCAAACAGTCGCGGTTTATTCAGATGCAGATCAGGATATGCCCTTTGTGAAAGAAGCGGATGTTGCATTCCGCATAGGTGAATCACAAGTGAACCGTTCATACTTAGTGGTGGACAATATATTGGATGTTGCAAAGAAGGAGAAAGTGGATGGAATCCATCCCGGGTACGGCCTGCTCTCGGAAAATGCCGACTTCGCGAAGAGGGTGACGGAAGAGGGCATTACTTTTATTGGTCCTGCCCATAACATCATTGAGAAAATGGGAGATAAGGTAGAGGCAAGAAGAGTGATGCAGGGTGCGTCTGTTCCTGTAGTGCCGGGAAGCGACGGAGGAGTCGCTACCATAGAGGCTGCTAAAGAGGTGGCGAATGACATCGGCTACCCCGTGATGCTGAAGGCAAGTGGCGGTGGCGGCGGGATCGGTATGATCCGCTGTGAAAATGAGCAAGCGCTCGTTCAAAGCTTCGATTCTACTAAAAACCGTGCTAAAGCCTATTTCGGGAAAGAGGAAGTCTTCCTCGAGAAATGTATAGAGAATGCGAGACATGTAGAAGTGCAAATCTTTGGTGACCACCATGGAAATCTCGTTCATCTATTCGAGCGGAATTGTTCCGTACAACGAAGAAATCAGAAAGTGATAGAGGAATCACCTTCTCCCGGCCTATCTCAAGAAACGAAGGAGAAGATGTTCACCGCTGCCATAAAGGCTGGAAAAGCAGTGAATTATACGAATGCAGGAACAGTGGAGTTTATCGTTGATGAAGAGGAGAATTTTTACTTCCTTGAAATGAATACCCGCCTGCAAGTAGAGCATCCGGTCACTGAAACGATCACGGGGCTCGATCTCGTGAAATGGCAGCTGCTGGTAGCAAGCGGAGAGCCTCTGCCCCTTTGCAGGCAGGAAGAAATCCAAAATGCCGGTCATGCAATTGAGTTCAGGGTATATGCTGAAGATCCAAAGACGTTTTATCCCTCTCCAGGCAAGCTGACAGAATTGGAATGGGGTCAAGGTGAAGGTGTCCGGATTGACAGCGGATACGAAAAGGGGAACAATGTGACCCCCTTCTATGATCCGATGATATCCAAGTGTATCATCCAGGGGAGTGACCGTCAGGATGCGCTCGAGAAGGCAAAGCTTTTCTTTGCGGGGGTAACGGTTGAAGGGGTCAAAACCAATGTCAGTCTCTTCAGGGATATACTTGAAGACAACGGGTTTAAAGATGGATCATATACGACCAAATGGCTCCAGGACTTTTTGACAGCCAACCGTACGTAA
- the rpmF gene encoding 50S ribosomal protein L32 yields MAVPFRRTSKTAKRQRRTHFKLSVPGMVACPNCGEMKLAHRVCKECGTYKGKEVVSK; encoded by the coding sequence ATGGCAGTACCTTTTAGAAGAACTTCTAAAACAGCAAAAAGACAACGTCGTACACACTTCAAACTAAGTGTACCTGGTATGGTAGCATGCCCAAACTGTGGTGAGATGAAACTAGCACACCGTGTTTGTAAAGAGTGCGGAACGTATAAAGGAAAAGAAGTAGTAAGCAAATAA
- a CDS encoding SepM family pheromone-processing serine protease — protein sequence MKTKTLIKTLLIMTIIMVATSFYYLPFYVTKPGNAHELDPIVHVENGYEDDGELMLTTVRMGRANIYAYLMASIRKYEYIFPVEEIRSPHESDEEYNLRQLQLMNNSQTHAIEVAYKKAGKPYEYKYKGIYVLNIYPDMPAEKVLKPGDRITAIDGQTFQSSQEFIDYVSGKTKGDKVDITFVRDKEEKVETIPLEAFPDVPDKIGLGITLSDDKEIITDPPVKLQTEEIGGPSAGLMFSLEIYDQLTKEDLAKGHRIAGTGTISEDGVVGRIGGIEQKIIAADKADAEYFLAPDETITKEMKKKYPDLESNYTAAKRTAEDIGTDMKVIPVKTFDEALSFLKSIEN from the coding sequence ATGAAAACAAAAACGCTGATAAAAACCCTGCTCATCATGACCATCATTATGGTCGCCACTTCTTTTTATTATCTTCCTTTCTATGTTACGAAACCCGGGAATGCACACGAACTTGATCCAATCGTACACGTCGAGAATGGATATGAAGACGATGGAGAACTGATGCTGACAACCGTCAGGATGGGAAGGGCGAATATATATGCCTATCTGATGGCGAGCATAAGGAAATATGAATATATCTTTCCGGTAGAGGAAATCAGGAGTCCACATGAAAGCGATGAAGAATACAATCTTCGCCAACTTCAGCTCATGAATAATTCCCAAACCCATGCCATTGAAGTGGCCTATAAAAAAGCAGGCAAACCGTATGAATATAAATATAAAGGGATTTATGTATTAAATATTTATCCGGATATGCCTGCTGAAAAAGTGTTGAAACCCGGCGACCGGATCACCGCCATAGACGGTCAGACGTTTCAGTCGTCACAAGAATTCATTGATTACGTAAGTGGGAAAACAAAAGGGGATAAAGTGGACATCACATTCGTCCGGGATAAAGAGGAAAAGGTTGAAACGATCCCGCTTGAAGCATTTCCCGATGTCCCTGATAAGATCGGTCTCGGCATCACATTAAGCGATGATAAAGAAATCATAACAGATCCACCCGTAAAGCTTCAGACAGAGGAAATAGGGGGACCTTCCGCAGGATTGATGTTCAGTTTGGAAATCTATGACCAACTGACGAAGGAAGATCTGGCTAAAGGGCACAGGATTGCCGGTACCGGGACGATCTCGGAAGATGGTGTGGTCGGTCGCATCGGAGGCATCGAACAAAAAATCATCGCTGCTGATAAAGCGGATGCAGAATACTTCCTTGCACCGGATGAAACCATTACAAAAGAAATGAAGAAAAAATACCCTGATCTTGAATCCAACTATACCGCTGCGAAACGAACAGCCGAAGATATCGGTACGGATATGAAAGTGATACCCGTAAAAACATTTGATGAAGCACTATCCTTCCTCAAATCAATCGAAAACTGA
- a CDS encoding acyl-CoA carboxylase subunit beta, which yields MSTSKTIINTLEETRERIASGGQPKYHEKLKEQKKMFVRDRLQQLFDNGDYQEDGMFANNKADDLPADGVVTAIGKVGGQTVCVMANDSTVKAGSWGARTVEKIIRIQETALNLKVPIFYLVDSAGARITDQLDMFPNRRGAGKIFHNQVKMSGMVPQICVLFGPSAAGGAYIPAFCDIVIMVDGNASMYLGSPRMAEKVIGEKVTLEEMGGARMHCTVSGCGDLLAASEEEAIEEAKRYLGYFPANYQQKPKVLEGLAPKHEKLLEDIIPEHQNAPFNMYDCIDTLIDEGSFFEMKKLFAPELITGFGRLDGKVVGIIANQPKVKGGVLFHDSADKGAKFIQLCDAFHIPLLFLADVPGFMIGTKVERAGIIRHGAKLIAAMSSATVTKISVIVRKAYGAGLYAMAGPAFDPDVCIALPTAQIAVMGPEAAVNAVYSNKIQAIEDPKERIQYVQEKQKEYKEHIDIYKLASELIVDEITAPNELRSVLIQRYKLYETKDVTFSERKHPVYPV from the coding sequence ATGTCAACATCTAAAACGATCATCAATACTCTTGAAGAAACAAGGGAAAGAATTGCTTCCGGTGGTCAGCCTAAATATCATGAGAAATTGAAAGAACAGAAAAAGATGTTTGTCCGGGATCGCCTGCAACAATTATTTGATAATGGGGATTATCAGGAAGATGGAATGTTTGCCAATAATAAGGCGGACGATTTGCCGGCTGATGGTGTAGTGACCGCGATTGGAAAAGTAGGGGGACAGACTGTGTGCGTCATGGCCAATGATTCCACGGTCAAAGCCGGATCCTGGGGTGCGAGGACGGTTGAGAAAATCATCCGGATCCAGGAAACGGCCCTTAATTTAAAAGTGCCTATCTTTTATTTAGTGGACTCTGCAGGCGCACGTATCACCGATCAGTTAGATATGTTCCCGAATCGTCGGGGGGCAGGCAAAATATTTCATAACCAAGTGAAGATGTCCGGGATGGTTCCGCAGATTTGTGTCCTTTTTGGACCATCAGCAGCCGGAGGAGCATATATTCCTGCATTCTGCGACATCGTCATCATGGTGGATGGGAATGCGTCCATGTATCTTGGCTCGCCTCGGATGGCGGAAAAGGTGATTGGGGAGAAAGTGACCCTTGAAGAAATGGGCGGTGCAAGAATGCATTGTACGGTCAGTGGTTGTGGTGACCTGCTTGCGGCTTCCGAAGAGGAGGCAATTGAAGAAGCGAAAAGGTATTTAGGTTATTTCCCGGCCAATTATCAACAGAAGCCCAAGGTGCTTGAGGGACTTGCGCCTAAACATGAAAAGCTTCTCGAAGACATCATCCCTGAACATCAAAATGCTCCATTCAATATGTATGATTGCATCGATACGTTGATTGATGAAGGAAGCTTCTTTGAAATGAAAAAGCTATTCGCTCCTGAATTGATTACAGGTTTCGGGCGACTTGACGGTAAGGTAGTAGGGATCATTGCCAATCAACCGAAAGTGAAGGGTGGAGTCCTTTTCCATGATTCCGCGGATAAGGGCGCTAAATTCATTCAATTATGCGATGCTTTCCATATTCCTTTGTTGTTCCTTGCTGATGTACCTGGATTCATGATCGGGACCAAGGTGGAAAGAGCGGGTATTATCCGCCACGGTGCAAAATTGATAGCAGCCATGAGTTCGGCAACGGTAACGAAAATTTCTGTGATCGTAAGGAAAGCTTATGGAGCAGGTTTATATGCCATGGCAGGTCCTGCTTTCGACCCGGATGTCTGTATTGCCCTTCCTACTGCCCAAATTGCTGTAATGGGTCCTGAGGCGGCAGTGAATGCCGTATATTCCAACAAGATCCAGGCAATCGAAGATCCGAAAGAAAGAATTCAATATGTCCAGGAAAAACAAAAGGAATATAAAGAGCATATCGACATTTATAAATTGGCTTCTGAATTAATTGTAGATGAAATCACCGCCCCGAATGAATTACGATCCGTATTGATCCAGCGTTATAAGCTTTATGAGACAAAGGATGTCACGTTCAGTGAAAGAAAACATCCAGTATATCCTGTATAA
- a CDS encoding N-acetyltransferase: MAVKVEKLKVNYKTLEEFKKFKEYGVQELSMLEDLQANIIENDSESPFYGIYFGDTLVARMSLYQRNARFDQYFDPPQNYLELWKLEVLPKYQNKSYGKELVEFAKTFGLPIKTNSRIKSQGFWEKMGFEAVTYEVERDLGENPYVWFPEGVKEQKIS; the protein is encoded by the coding sequence ATGGCAGTAAAAGTGGAAAAATTAAAAGTAAACTATAAAACTCTTGAGGAGTTTAAGAAATTTAAAGAATATGGTGTACAGGAATTATCCATGCTTGAGGACCTGCAGGCGAATATCATTGAAAACGATAGCGAATCTCCTTTTTACGGAATTTACTTCGGAGATACTCTGGTTGCCAGAATGAGTCTTTATCAACGCAATGCCCGTTTTGATCAATACTTCGATCCTCCCCAGAATTATCTGGAGCTTTGGAAGCTTGAAGTATTGCCGAAATACCAGAATAAAAGCTACGGTAAAGAATTAGTGGAATTCGCCAAGACCTTTGGATTGCCGATCAAGACAAACTCCCGGATCAAATCTCAAGGATTCTGGGAGAAGATGGGGTTTGAAGCCGTAACATATGAAGTGGAAAGAGATTTAGGTGAAAATCCATATGTATGGTTCCCTGAAGGGGTCAAAGAACAGAAAATCAGTTAA
- a CDS encoding patatin-like phospholipase family protein translates to MGRPKIGLALGSGGARGFAHLGVLKAFDDADIPIDMIAGSSMGALVGCFYGVGHKMEDLYKLSTTFRRKYYLDFTVPKMGFISGKRIKEFIQLFTHNKNIEELNIPVSVVATDITNGEKVIFTTGPIASAVRASIAIPGIFVPERINGRLLVDGGVIDRVPVSVVKEMGADIVIGVDVSHVKRNAEITTIYDVIMQSIDILQLEIVAHREFASDFMIRPHVEMYSTRAFKNIEEIIDMGEEEAKKAIPSIKEALDNWKE, encoded by the coding sequence ATGGGTAGACCAAAGATCGGATTAGCCCTCGGCTCGGGTGGCGCAAGGGGATTTGCTCATTTAGGCGTTTTGAAAGCCTTTGATGATGCCGACATACCGATTGATATGATTGCAGGCAGCAGCATGGGGGCGCTCGTCGGCTGCTTTTATGGGGTTGGTCACAAGATGGAAGACCTATACAAGCTTTCCACTACCTTCAGACGGAAGTATTACTTGGACTTTACCGTTCCGAAAATGGGGTTCATATCTGGCAAGAGAATAAAAGAGTTCATTCAGCTATTTACCCATAATAAAAATATTGAAGAATTAAATATCCCTGTTAGTGTTGTGGCAACTGACATTACGAATGGAGAAAAAGTCATCTTCACCACCGGTCCAATAGCAAGCGCAGTCCGTGCAAGTATTGCTATACCGGGTATTTTTGTGCCTGAAAGGATAAATGGCCGTCTGTTGGTGGACGGAGGGGTCATTGACCGCGTGCCGGTTTCCGTTGTGAAAGAGATGGGAGCGGACATTGTAATCGGGGTCGATGTGTCCCATGTGAAACGTAATGCAGAAATAACCACCATCTACGACGTGATCATGCAAAGCATTGACATCCTCCAACTGGAAATCGTCGCTCACCGTGAATTTGCTTCTGATTTCATGATCAGACCACATGTAGAAATGTACAGCACCAGAGCTTTTAAAAACATTGAAGAAATCATCGATATGGGAGAAGAAGAAGCAAAGAAGGCTATTCCTTCCATCAAGGAAGCTCTGGACAATTGGAAGGAGTAA
- a CDS encoding YceD family protein, which produces MKWSIIQLQKFRDKGLSIDETINLDELKEVDPQIIEVSPIRVSGKADIGSNRVTFHLHIEGKLVLPCSRTLVDVDLPVDINTIETYLLNESDYDQFEEEEVHRIQGDVIDLKPAIRELLLLEIPMQVISDEAREQDEMPSGKNWEVMTEEQAHEVEQEEEKKVDPRLADLAKLLDQNKNS; this is translated from the coding sequence TTGAAATGGTCAATAATCCAATTACAAAAATTCAGAGACAAGGGACTTTCCATAGACGAAACGATTAATTTGGACGAACTGAAAGAAGTCGATCCCCAAATTATAGAAGTCTCACCTATTCGGGTGTCCGGAAAGGCGGATATCGGTTCAAACCGTGTCACTTTTCATCTTCATATAGAAGGAAAGTTAGTCCTTCCTTGCTCAAGAACCCTTGTGGATGTCGATTTACCAGTGGACATCAATACGATTGAGACGTATCTTCTAAATGAATCTGATTATGATCAGTTTGAGGAAGAAGAAGTACATCGTATACAAGGTGATGTTATTGATTTAAAACCGGCTATCAGAGAATTGCTGTTACTTGAGATTCCGATGCAGGTAATCAGTGATGAAGCGAGAGAACAAGATGAGATGCCTTCCGGTAAGAACTGGGAAGTGATGACCGAAGAACAGGCTCATGAAGTCGAACAAGAGGAAGAGAAGAAAGTAGATCCTCGACTCGCTGACTTAGCAAAACTTCTTGATCAAAACAAGAACTCTTAA
- a CDS encoding enoyl-CoA hydratase/isomerase family protein translates to MGEYLLHMKSEGILEFIIDRPDKRNAVSYEIMNGLQKVMDECTQNDHVKALLITGSGDRAFCSGGDLSQFHNLKTEGESYEMLSKMGRLLTRLAFLPKPTIAFINGTAIGGGCEIAAACDFRVARKTAKMGFVQGNLAITTGWGGGTLLLERLPVPKAMSLLMTARLEQAEALHEMGFVDEVVDEMVPVNEVPLIQMIASKSAGVLKAYKRQLLNRWDTKRIEENIQEEIKQCSKLWAHDEHHKAVDQFLSK, encoded by the coding sequence GTGGGAGAATATTTATTACATATGAAAAGTGAAGGAATATTGGAGTTTATCATTGATCGACCGGATAAACGAAACGCAGTAAGCTACGAAATCATGAATGGGCTTCAGAAGGTGATGGATGAGTGCACTCAAAACGATCATGTGAAAGCGCTTCTCATAACCGGAAGTGGAGATCGTGCTTTTTGTTCCGGGGGAGACTTGTCACAGTTTCACAATCTTAAAACAGAAGGTGAAAGCTACGAAATGCTTAGTAAAATGGGCAGGCTCCTTACGAGACTCGCCTTTCTGCCGAAACCTACCATTGCCTTCATCAATGGGACTGCCATAGGAGGGGGATGTGAGATCGCTGCTGCGTGTGATTTCCGAGTAGCAAGAAAAACCGCGAAGATGGGGTTCGTTCAAGGGAATCTTGCCATCACCACCGGATGGGGAGGAGGGACCCTTCTCCTTGAAAGACTCCCTGTACCCAAAGCTATGTCTCTTTTAATGACGGCGCGTCTGGAACAGGCAGAAGCACTTCATGAAATGGGGTTTGTAGATGAAGTGGTGGATGAAATGGTACCTGTAAATGAAGTACCATTGATTCAAATGATTGCGTCTAAATCTGCAGGAGTCTTGAAGGCATATAAGCGGCAACTCCTTAATCGATGGGATACAAAGAGGATAGAAGAGAATATCCAGGAGGAAATCAAACAATGCTCCAAACTGTGGGCACATGATGAGCACCACAAAGCAGTGGATCAATTTTTATCTAAATAG
- a CDS encoding biotin/lipoyl-binding carrier protein: MKEITSTMAGTVLNVLVEQGGEVSSGDTVLMLESMKMEIPVEAEAAGKVTEIKVNVGDFVNEGDVLLIIEG; the protein is encoded by the coding sequence ATGAAGGAAATCACATCAACAATGGCAGGGACGGTACTGAATGTATTAGTGGAACAAGGTGGAGAGGTGTCGAGCGGAGATACTGTTCTAATGCTCGAATCTATGAAAATGGAAATTCCTGTTGAAGCTGAAGCGGCCGGGAAAGTCACAGAGATTAAAGTGAATGTAGGGGACTTCGTGAATGAAGGCGATGTATTACTAATAATCGAAGGATAA